The Malus domestica chromosome 10, GDT2T_hap1 nucleotide sequence ATCCTACAAATAGTAGCTTGTAAGAGAAGTTCAACAGTCAATGAAATAGTATTGTTCTTCTGTTATACACTCTCTGTACCGCCATTGAAGATGTGGAGCTAGGTTCGAACCCAGATGAAACGAAGCATGCCCCTAAAAAAGGAGAGACAGAAACACAGGCCGAGGGCGAACCCTCCGTTGGTGCAAGACATTGTACCAATTAAATTGCATAGACTATCTCTCCGCTGCTGTCAATGTCAATGTCGGGATCAGACTCGAGGTCCTCCTCCATGTTATCTATGTCCAGGCTGCCAGCAAGATACTGGTTGAGACTGTTGGCCCCGGCCGCAGGTATTGTAGCCTCGGCAATTATCTGCATAATCTCATCAAGGCTTTGCATGGGTTGATCCGGCTCTTCAAACTGGTTGTTCATGGTGTTTTCAACCATGAGATCTGCTGGAAGGTTCTTTAGAAACCATTCGTGGTTCCTGATCTCAGGGATGGTTATCCTCTGTTGCATACAATAATAATCAATGAGAATCGAATCAGAAATCAAAACTAGCTAGTGAAGCTTAGAGAAATATAGTTTTATACGCAAATGCCACTTATTCGGCAATGCATTTACGGATTAAAGTATAATACAAAGAATATCACGCACCTTCTCGGGCTCAGCTACGAAAATCCTTGATATTAGATGGCGGCACTCCGGAGATATATGAACATAGTCAGGAATAGAGTACTGGACATTCGTTATCCGCTGCACAAGAGGAAAAACCTTAGACTCGAGTTAAGCTTCCAAGTTTCAGTAGGAAATAAGGTTAAAAAAGTTACGTGTATTGTCTTGCGGAAGTTTTTAGGCTCCCCAGGATCTTCAAATGGATATGCACCCACCAACATGACGTATAAGGTCACCCCACAAGACCATACATCTGCAATCTGGAAAGGTAGATCAAAATGGAGACTATTAGCATGATTGTGCAGAAATGCAGAGTATTTATGGCACCGACAAATTATCATTGCAAAATACAGGATCAGTTATGCAggattgaattccaacactgaAACTTTCGTGGGAGTGGTGAATAATCAAATTGCCAGCATCAATCTATAGGATGGGAGTGCCACTTattactacggtctagtggtattcctccacacttgtaagtgagaggccttaggttcgattcttgccaaaggtgaatttgaaccccattattgctagcccattgtgaggctaagcccacccctatcccccttagtgtagatatatcatttgtttaaaaaaaaaaaattaagggatgggaatatataAGGTTAGACAAACCAATTAACAAGTTGTAAGCTAAGTTATTTTCCAGAAAGTCTTCACGTAAGTTTAAAATATGCAAATACAAATAAGTAACGCAGTGCAATGACTTTGCAAAGAATTGGCACGGATAAATTAAAGTGGAACAAATAAAGCCAATAAATACAAATGAGTACTATTACCTTTCCATCATATTCTTTCTTGAGTAACACCTCAGGTGCAATATATGCAGGGGTGCCCACGGTCGATTTTGGTTGTGAATGCAGCACTGAGGACTGGAAAAAAGAGACCAAGGCTAATTAGATGGATATGATAAAAAATATTCATCCAAGAGTAAAGAGGCAGACTAATTCCTGTGTAGTATCTACCAGTTAAAGAAAAGCACAGAACATGCATTTTCCAAACACATTTCTGTTGAGTTTAATCACCAGAGATATTTCATAATTTAGCACCGGACTCCTGCGAAATGAAGGTCACTGTGCATGAAaagacacagagagagagagagagagagtgtgtgtgtgtgtagtacCTTAGAGTAGCCAAAGTCACATATTTTTAAACGAGGAGCTGGACTTCCATCTAACAATGTGTTCTCCAACTTCAAGTCCCGGTGGCACACTTGCTTCataaagaaatacaaaaaaatgTATCCAATTCAGAAATCTAgaaggtataaaaaaaaaataaatgaagacGGGCAACGTATTCCCATACCATTGCATGACAGTAACTGACTCCTGATATAAGTTGCTGGAAGAAGAAACGCGCCTGCAACACAAGTACATTAGAAATAGGTAGGAATCGTTATCAGAAACTAAATCAATGTAGTGGATAAGAACCTCATCCTCACTGAAACGCCCAGCGTTGCATATACGCTCAAAGAGCTCTCCCCCAGATGCATATTCCATCACAATAGCCAGATGAGTGGGTGTTAATATTACCTACAACCACATAGTAACGAAACTGAGTTCCATGGTGAAATTAATTTGTGTTTAGATGTTCATAGTTAACAGACCTCTTTGAACCGGACAATGTTCGGATGCCTCAATGACCTGTGGTTTATAATTTCTCTTTGTACATTTTCATCTATCTGTTAGACAAAAGTATAGAAGTAGGGTAAACCAACAATGAAAAGAGAATATTAATTGGAATTACCAAGCCCTACAACAATCAATACCAACCATAACGCGAAAGTAAAATCTTATCTTTGCATaaataaaagatttttttttttttttttttgatcaaACGATTTTAATCAAGTAACATTTGCTGCCTATATCACTATTTATAAGATCAAATTCAAGATTCAAGCACACCATGGataagaagaagataaaataaaattgttcatTAAGTGGTTTAGAAAAGAATGTCTGCATACGATTGTTAAAACCCATCAAGCCATAGTCTTTCTCCTTCTGATTCACTAATGAGAACCATTAGTCTGCAGTCCTCAACTGGCATCAATGCCCAGATGATCAAAGTCTACAGTAAACCTTGTTAAGTGCTCATGGTTTAATATTATTATCTGGATACATATTTAAGTGAGTAGACAGAGTGGAACTCAAAATTAGTCGCCAGTTCCTTACAAGTTTCTTTCAAGCGGAGTGGCTTTACTATGCATACAAGGTTAGAGAATAGAAAACAATGCtaattttgttgattctttAAACATCTAACAATTCTCATGTTATCTAATCACATCACACCACACCACACTGGGGAGTTCAATTCATTCCAAAGAGAGATTACAAACCAACAAACTgggaaaatggaagaaaacaaACATCTGTAAAATTTCAATTATCATGTCCCCAAAAGCTAAGTCCTCCCACTCAGCAGACAATCTCCATAACAATAGTTGGTTTAGATTCAAGTGCTCAGGATTGTGTAACACGGGCCGTCTGTTAAATGTTTGGTAAAAAGCTGAACTTGACAACCTAAAGAAACCAACTAAAACCAAACACAATCTTGAGCACTTGTATTTGAATCCAACTAAAACCAACCCAGTTTAAGACACTTCAGTAGGAAAGAACAGATAATCAACTTCCACAAACTCCCATTCGAAATACACATAAACTCCATAATCCTGAAATCCAAAAACATATTACATTTTCTAACACCTGCAAACAATCACAAAAGGAAACCGAACCAACAAATCAAccagaaactagaaaacccaTCAACCTTcacctaaaaacaaaataatttatagaaagaaaaaaaatctaaaaaagcAATCAACTCCTCAATTTCAACAAATGATTCATGCTTCAAACCCCATTTCcaaaaatgatatatatatatatatgaaaagaaGAGTAAAATCGAGAGACTAACCTTCTCACCTCTCTCTATGTATTTCACAGCAACAAGCTCACCAGTCTGCTTGTCCCTCATAAGCCGTGCAACCCCGAAATTTCCCGACCCAATATCCCGAACCAGCTCGTACCGATCGCTGTCGTGCATGATCGGCATGTCCATGGCTGGCCCAACTGTGAGCACAGACCGATTCatatctctcctctctccctccctctatATACACCAACACCCtctgaaaaaacccaaaaaacaaaaacccaattaAGCCCTTCCACACGTTGAGCTTTCTCTGATTCTCTCTCtaatgttagagagagagaaagaaatgggAAGGGCAAAGCAGTGATCAAACTAACCGAAGGAGCGGTGGTGGAGGTGCGGTGGCAGCGCCTGGACCACTGGATTGATGGGAAAAGGTGGTGGGTGGAGAAAAAGACTGAGATGGGTTCGTCCCCGTGAAGCTCCCACCCACCTCAGAAATGGGGGTTTATCCGATGTTTGTCAAAAAAATCAAAGCTTTaatctttatattttttaatatctgGGTGTTTTAGCAGACTGATTGGTGTTTCAGAGGGCGTCAGGATCCTACAGCTCGTGAATCCAACCATccacccttctctctctcagtCTCTGTGTGTGTTTCTTTCAGCTCTCTTTGTGTTGTATgtgatttcttttttttatgatATTATCCACTCCACTCCAGACTCTCCATAAGGAGACAGATCAAATCTATTTATCGTGTTAAATTCAGTGAAGTCAGAGATGGTGAAATTTCTTGTTTTTCCCTAGCATCCGCCTAGTCTCTTGCATAGTAGATGCCAGATTTGTCCACGTGGGATAggtttttctgttttttccCACACCTAGAAATAGAATGGTACCAATTGGGAGGATATTTATTTGAAATGGGAAGGTATTTGCATAGCtctgtatttatttattttggaaaattaGGAATTGCATTTCAGGGCAAAGATGTCAATAAGATACACGAAAGCCTACAGTGAGGCAAGCAACAAGCTAGATTGCATaacttaaatcaaacaaaattgaTAAAGAAAGGTCCCCTAAGCCATAATGTGAAATTACattcctggatttcactatttaaaattaTGTATCTCATATGTAGTATTCATATTCGTAGTTTTGACGCATTTATGTTTACGGCGTATAATTTATTCAATAAGTAAAAGGACAAAATTGCCCCTATTGTGTTAAACGAGATTCTTTTGTGGACGCACTtgatattttcataatttttcaaatttctttcATATCTAGATAGTATGTGTCGATACGAACGCGTGGGCGCAAACAGAACGTAAATTGGAGTTATATCAAATGAGATATAAACGAACCAAGATATGGgcaaaatggtcatttgaccatAATCTAGAATGCTTCAGATGATGAAAGGAAAataagagaaatgagagagatggACGGCTGagatgaaaaggaaaagagagaaaCTGAGAGATGGGGGGAATAGATGGGCCAATGAGGGAatgggaaagaaagagaagaccAATGGGAAAAGAGAACTGGGAGGGGAGATGAGGGGGAGAGACCTAGCGAACCAGACCTGCCTTCGACCCGTTTCTGGCGCAACCTAACCCGACGACGGCTCCATTTCTCCTAATGCCATTCACAACGTTTCACAGCGAATCACGGCAAATCATCACATAGAAACAACTTCCTAGCATTCCCTcttccattttcacccaaaattagAAAGAATTTGGTTGTAGTTTTGGTGAAAAACCGACGGTGGGTGCGTATAGGTGTATGGCGGCGATTCATTAAGTCCGAATGTAACTccatcaaccaccaccaccaaaaggCTCCCCTTAACCTCAGGAACAAAGCTCACACAATTGTAGGGGTGGTGGAGCACCAGAGGCGATGGATCGAAGGCCATCCTTTTTAGGGTTTCCGACGGATTGAGGGACTTTAGAGGGTTTCCTGGCCGAATTGGACTTTGGCCCAGGTATGAAAATTGCTCCCCTTGATTGGCTATACatttatatgaaatttgataaattttggaaatagttgaattttaaATGAGTCGGGATGGCCGGCCGACGAGTGGCGGGGGAGTGCGGGCTGAGACTCGACCTACCCatcctaggctaaatttgatacttcgattccatatttgacatccatttagtgaaatctCGATGTTTAAATATAGTTTTGTAGTTGACCGCCTAGATGGCCGCCACTTGGTTATAATATGAATTGACTATCCGATTGTTGGATCGaaaccaaactttaatacgtgatagtacgtaatatttaaggacattaggaacttacggatcaggAATACGACATATGGATCTTTCCAAATTGAATTTATAAGtttgtaaaaccaaacgttgATGGCAACCTAATTCTAGCAATTGGCCGAGATCCGATCGTTAGATCGTTCCGAAATTTTAGAATATTGTTCGAGAAGATAAATGAGACCTTTGGGAAGTTACGGCTTGGAAATCCATGGGAGGATGTTCTAGATTGACTTgtatagggttgtggaccctactttTGACAAAGACTCGACTTTTGGTCAATAAGCTACAAATtgatcttaaatattaaaatcagTATTACTAGGGACTATGTAGGGCTTAGTGGGCCTATATTGGTTAGTGAGTTATCCCCGATAATATATACATCTGTTTAAGTGTATGAGACGTCATATtatgatatatatgtgtttatttatcttCTTAATAATGTGACTAATAAGTATGATACATGTAAGTATTCTGTAGAACTTATATGCTTGTGTGACATAGTAGTTGGTGGCCATGAGAAATTGATGGTGTAGGTGACTACGTTGTAACTCATAGGGGTTAAGGTATGGGTAGGTTATGTGTTGAATTTACTGTACCATGTAGCaatggtacatggatggtcctgcttggtatatccgtgatTGGTGATCACTACCTAAAGCTATAGGATATaatcctgcttggtatatccgcgctATGGGActgttaggggtgatcatgcttggtatatctgtgatgggtgatcactgcttgcacgatgagattatgcctatggttcttgatgagtcaatattttattatatatattttaccctattcttagtattactttattattttggtagaattttgatactttgctttatattttcaccATAGGACAtttgacttcctctggagcaaaacctGAACAAACTAACGAATTTTaaagtgattcaaatttgagGACGTTCATGTATTCCTTATCTtgttcgtatcaaaatttggaatttttctaccaagcgatTATTTTCTGGTGATTAAATGAAGGAGCAGTGCGCATTGTTGGAAAGTGACGTTTATGAGCTTAAACTgcgttggagatggtctaaaggcTCAAACTTTAATAAGCTCCAATCAATCAATTCCTTTTATATGATATGAGCTGCACCCACAATGCAAATTATTGTTATGATGAATTTGTGCTTTAAGGTGCTGCAGGGAAGGGTGAATTCGTCAATTAAGATTTAAACCAATGCTCCCATTCATTGCAGGGGTTTAGATGTATTCTTTGAGTTTCGTGAAGGCTTTATTCGCATTCATTAGTCCAGAGTAGACCCTTGCTCTTCTTTGTTGCAATAAAGAACGATTTGCACTTGTTGGTAGATCATGAAAGGAATTTATTGAGGGATGTCGCTCGCCCTGTTGGCTTTGTAATTCATTCATGGTTCTAGGCGACTTCATTTCTATGATGGCCTTGTTTTGGTATGGTTTAACCTCAATTCCACGCTTAGTAACCATGTATCCCAAGAATTTGTCTGATTTTATTTCGAAGGTACACTTTTCTGGATTTAGCTTCATGTTGTACTTCTTAAGCAGGTCAAACGACTTTTGCACATGTGTCATGTGGTTCTTCTTATCTTTGCTTTTGACAACCATGTTGTCCACATAGATTTCCATCGTGTCTTTGATCTTATCCTTAAAGATTAGAATGATGAGTCGCTGGTATGTTGCCCCAGCGTTTTTAAGTCCAGAGGGCATAACTTTATAGCAGTACATACCTCAGTCAATGACAATGGATACAGATTCTTTATTTGGTTGTACCCTGAgtaagcgtccatgaagcttAGGAGCTTATGTCCTACGATTGAATCTACTAAGAGGTCGACCTGTGGGAGTGGATATGGATTCTTCGGGCAAGCTTTGTTCAAGTCCATGAAATCT carries:
- the LOC103402284 gene encoding serine/threonine-protein kinase SRK2E isoform X1 produces the protein MNRSVLTVGPAMDMPIMHDSDRYELVRDIGSGNFGVARLMRDKQTGELVAVKYIERGEKIDENVQREIINHRSLRHPNIVRFKEVILTPTHLAIVMEYASGGELFERICNAGRFSEDEARFFFQQLISGVSYCHAMQVCHRDLKLENTLLDGSPAPRLKICDFGYSKSSVLHSQPKSTVGTPAYIAPEVLLKKEYDGKIADVWSCGVTLYVMLVGAYPFEDPGEPKNFRKTIHRITNVQYSIPDYVHISPECRHLISRIFVAEPEKRITIPEIRNHEWFLKNLPADLMVENTMNNQFEEPDQPMQSLDEIMQIIAEATIPAAGANSLNQYLAGSLDIDNMEEDLESDPDIDIDSSGEIVYAI